The following coding sequences lie in one Bacillota bacterium genomic window:
- the rsmB gene encoding 16S rRNA (cytosine(967)-C(5))-methyltransferase RsmB → MAYSARELAVRALHAAETNDAYANIAVGGIMEKYRPEGPERALLTELCYGTLRRLNTIDWILNKYVKKPLGEQNAWVRNILRTAVYQILYLERIPEAAACNEAVNLGKKYSPRQAGFINAVLRHVVREKGNTHFPELNDDPVEHIALTYSHPPWLVELWLKELGIEKTIRACKADNLPPAVTIRTNLLHTSREALLESLQNEEGLTVTPTSYAPEGISVQGFKSISSLESFRKGLFFVQDESSMLAAHALSPSPGALVLDACGAPGGKATHIAELMGDTGRIITADTHAHRLALVTDNYRRLRINSIDTLLCDARELQERFKGTADFVLVDAPCSGLGVLRRKPDIRWRKVPDDIPRIAALQKDILQCAAACVRPQGVLVYSTCTISDRENLSQITDFSAQNPDFILEDLRPFLSAELDTDGTLSEGYVQIMPYQWMDGFFIARLRRKGFQRFFANNYH, encoded by the coding sequence TTGGCATATTCCGCACGGGAGCTTGCAGTAAGAGCGTTACACGCCGCAGAAACCAACGACGCATACGCAAACATCGCCGTCGGCGGCATAATGGAGAAATACCGTCCGGAAGGGCCCGAGCGGGCGCTGTTGACCGAGTTGTGCTACGGCACCCTCCGGCGGCTCAACACCATCGACTGGATACTGAACAAATACGTTAAGAAACCGCTCGGTGAACAGAACGCATGGGTGCGCAACATATTGCGGACAGCGGTCTATCAGATATTATACCTTGAGCGTATCCCCGAAGCCGCCGCGTGTAACGAAGCCGTGAATTTGGGCAAGAAATACTCTCCGCGCCAAGCAGGTTTTATAAACGCCGTTTTGCGCCATGTCGTAAGGGAAAAAGGAAATACGCACTTCCCTGAACTAAACGACGACCCGGTAGAACACATCGCCCTGACTTATTCTCACCCCCCCTGGCTTGTTGAGTTGTGGCTCAAGGAGTTGGGGATCGAAAAAACCATACGCGCTTGTAAGGCGGATAACCTACCGCCGGCCGTCACGATTCGCACCAATCTCCTTCACACGTCGAGAGAAGCTCTTCTAGAATCCTTGCAAAATGAAGAAGGGTTAACGGTAACACCGACGTCCTACGCCCCTGAAGGGATTTCGGTTCAAGGGTTTAAAAGCATTTCATCGTTGGAGTCCTTCCGCAAAGGATTATTCTTCGTTCAGGACGAAAGTTCCATGCTGGCCGCACATGCCTTAAGCCCGTCTCCGGGCGCCCTTGTTCTGGACGCCTGCGGCGCTCCCGGGGGTAAAGCCACGCACATCGCGGAACTGATGGGTGACACCGGAAGGATTATAACGGCTGATACCCACGCGCACCGTCTCGCGCTGGTTACCGATAACTACCGGCGGCTCCGCATTAATAGCATAGACACACTGCTGTGCGACGCACGTGAACTTCAAGAACGGTTCAAAGGGACCGCGGACTTTGTCCTTGTGGATGCTCCCTGCTCCGGCCTGGGTGTTCTCCGTCGCAAACCCGACATCAGGTGGCGTAAAGTGCCTGACGACATACCGCGGATTGCGGCGCTTCAGAAGGACATACTTCAGTGTGCGGCCGCGTGCGTTCGACCGCAAGGGGTTTTGGTGTACAGCACATGCACCATAAGTGACAGGGAAAACTTATCACAGATCACGGATTTTTCGGCGCAAAATCCCGATTTCATTCTCGAAGACCTTCGGCCCTTCCTGTCGGCCGAACTGGACACCGATGGCACCTTAAGCGAAGGTTATGTCCAAATCATGCCTTACCAGTGGATGGACGGCTTCTTTATTGCCAGACTGCGCCGGAAGGGTTTCCAGCGGTTCTTCGCGAATAATTATCATTAA